In Castor canadensis chromosome 11, mCasCan1.hap1v2, whole genome shotgun sequence, a single genomic region encodes these proteins:
- the Coasy gene encoding bifunctional coenzyme A synthase isoform X1, giving the protein MELKPRGFSLGTMAVFRSGLLVLTTPLASLAPRLAPILTSAARLVNRTLYVHLQPGMSLEGPAQPQSSPVQATSEVLDFITHLYAGADLHRHLDIRMLLTNIQAKSAFLPPLPTSVQNLAHPPEVVLTDFQTLDGSQYNPVKQQLERYATSCYSCCPHLSSVLLYPDYGTGEQPVEPLDAPLPSTIRPASPVARSPKQPVRGYHRGAVGGTFDRLHNAHKVLLSVACVLAQEQLVVGVADKDLLKSKLLPELLQPYTERVEHLSEFLVDIKPSLAFDIIPLLDPYGPAGSDPSLEFLVVSEETYRGGMAVNRFRLENSLEELALYQIQLLKDENHKENEEDKVSSSTFRQRILGNLLRPPNKRPELPSGLYVLGLTGISGSGKSSVAQRLKGLGAFVIDSDHLGHRAYAPGGPAYQPVVEAFGTDILHKDGIINRKILGSRVFGNKKQLKILTDIMWPVIAKLAREELDLAVAKGKNVCVIDAAMLLEAGWQNMVHEVWTVVIPETEAVRRIVERDGLSEAAARSRLQSQMSGQQLVDQSHVVLSTLWEPHITQGQVEKAWNLLQKRIPKTHQAQP; this is encoded by the exons ATGGAACTAAAGCCCAGAGGTTTCA GCCTGGGCACCATGGCTGTATTCCGGTCGGGCCTCCTGGTGCTGACTACGCCTCTGGCCTCCCTGGCACCTCGCCTGGCTCCCATCCTGACCTCGGCGGCCCGCTTGGTAAATCGTACACTCTATGTACACCTGCAGCCAGGCATGAGCCTGGAGGGTCCGGCACAGCCCCAGTCCAGCCCCGTGCAGGCCACGTCTGAGGTTCTGGATTTCATCACGCACCTGTATGCTGGCGCTGATCTGCATAGGCACCTGGACATCAGAATGCTGCTGACTAATATCCAAGCCAAGAGCGCCTTTCTGCCTCCTCTGCCCACTTCAGTGCAGAATCTGGCCCACCCGCCAGAAGTAGTGCTGACGGATTTCCAGACCTTGGATGGAAGCCAGTACAATCCCGTTAAACAGCAACTAGAGCGATATGCCACCAGCTGTTACAGCTGTTGTCCGCACCTGTCTTCAGTACTGCTATACCCTGATTATGGGACTGGAGAGCAGCCCGTGGAGCCCCTGGATGCCCCTTTACCCTCCACCATCAGACCAGCTTCCCCGGTAGCCCGGTCTCCAAAGCAGCCTGTGCGTGGCTACCACCGTGGGGCTGTGGGTGGCACGTTTGACCGCCTGCACAATGCCCACAAGGTGTTGCTCAGTGTTGCATGTGTCCTGGCCCAAGAGCAGCTTGTGGTGGGAGTAGCAGACAAAGATCTGTTGAAGA GCAAGTTGCTCCCTGAACTGCTCCAACCTTATACAGAACGCGTGGAACATCTGAGTGAGTTCCTGGTGGACATCAAGCCCTCTTTGGCTTTTGATATCATTCCCCTACTGGACCCCTATGGGCCGGCTGGCTCTGACCCCTCCCTGGAGTTCCTGGTGGTCAGCGAGGAGACCTATCGTGGGGGGATGGCCGTCAACCGCTTCCGCCTTGAGAAT AGCCTGGAGGAGCTTGCCTTGTACCAGATCCAGCTACTGAAGGATGAAAACCACAAGGAGAACGAAGAGGATAAAGTCAGCTCCTCCACCTTCCGCCAACGAATCCTGGGGAACCTGCTTCGGCCTCCAAAT AAGAGGCCAGAACTCCCCTCAGGTCTCTACGTGCTTGGGCTGACCGGCATCAGTGGCTCTGGGAAGAGCTCAGTAGCTCAGCGGCTGAAGGGCCTGGGGGCATTTGTCATCGACAGTGACCACCTGGGCCATCGGGCCTATGCCCCAGGTGGCCCTGCCTACCAGCCTGTAGTGGAGGCCTTTGGAACAG ATATTCTCCATAAAGATGGCATCATCAACAGGAAGATCCTCGGCAGCCGGGTGTTTGGGAACAAG AAGCAGCTGAAGATACTCACAGACATTATGTGGCCAGTTATCGCAAAGCTGGCCCGAGAGGAGCTGGATCTCGCTGTGGCTAAGG GAAAGAATGTGTGTGTGATTGATGCCGCCATGTTGCTTGAAGCCGGCTGGCAGAACATGGTACATGAGGTGTGGACCGTTGTCATCCCTGAGACTGAG GCTGTACGACGCATTGTAGAGAGGGATGGCCTCAGTGAAGCTGCTGCTCGAAGCAGGCTGCAAAGCCAGATGAGTGGGCAGCAGTTAGTGGACCAGAGCCACGTGGTACTGAGCACTTTGTGGGAGCCACATATCACCCAAGGCCAG GTGGAAAAAGCCTGGAATCTTCTGCAGAAGCGCATCCCTAAGACTCATCAAGCCCAGCCCTGA
- the Mlx gene encoding max-like protein X isoform X4, with translation MTEPGASPEDPWVKVEYTYSDNSLDPGLFVESTRKGSVVSRANSIGSTSASSVPNTDDEDSDYHQESYKESYKDRRRRAHTQAEQKRRDAIKRGYDDLQTIVPTCQQQDFSIGSQKLSKAIVLQKTIDYIQFLHKEKKKQEEEVSTLRKDVTALKIMKVNYEQIVKAHQDNPHEGKDQVSDQVKFNVFQGIMDSLFQSFNASISVASFQELSACVFSWIEEHCKPQTLREIVIGVLHQLKNQLY, from the exons ATGACCGAGCCCGGCGCCTCTCCGGAGGACCCCTGGGTCAAG GTGGAGTATACCTACAGTGACAACAGCCTGGATCCTG GGCTTTTTGTAGAAAGCACCCGCAAGGGGAGTGTAGTGTCCAGAGCTAATAGCATCGGTTCCACCAGTGCCTCTTCCGTCCCCAATACAG ATGACGAGGACAGTGACTACCACCAGGAGTCCTACAAGGAGTCCTACAAAGACCGGCGGCGGCGAGCACACACTCAGGCAGAGCAGAAGAGGAGGGATGCCATCAAG AGAGGCTATGATGACCTTCAAACCATCGTCCCCACCTGCCAGCAGCAGGACTTCTCCATTGGCTCCCAAAAGCTCAGCAAAGCCATCGTTCTACAGAAGA ccatTGATTACATCCAGTTTTTGcacaaggagaagaaaaagcaggaggaggaggtgtCCACACTACGAAAGGATGTCACGGCTCTAAAGATAATGAAAGT GAACTATGAGCAGATTGTGAAGGCACACCAGGACAACCCCCACGAAGGGAAGGACCAGGTCTCTGACCAGGTCAAGTTCAACGTGTTTCAAGGCATCATGGACTCCCTGTTCCAGTCTTTCAATGCCTCCATCTCTGTGGCCAGCTTCCAGGAGCTGTCAGCTTGTGTCTTCAGCTGGATTGAGGAGCACTGTAAGCCTCAG ACCCTACGAGAGATCGTGATTGGGGTCCTGCATCAGTTGAAAAACCAGCTGTACTGA
- the Mlx gene encoding max-like protein X isoform X2, whose protein sequence is MTEPGASPEDPWVKASPVGAHAVWGRAGRARARRGSGRKGTSLLCLKSPLLCRPQGCREESSHPACAKGRETNEVEYTYSDNSLDPDDEDSDYHQESYKESYKDRRRRAHTQAEQKRRDAIKRGYDDLQTIVPTCQQQDFSIGSQKLSKAIVLQKTIDYIQFLHKEKKKQEEEVSTLRKDVTALKIMKVNYEQIVKAHQDNPHEGKDQVSDQVKFNVFQGIMDSLFQSFNASISVASFQELSACVFSWIEEHCKPQTLREIVIGVLHQLKNQLY, encoded by the exons ATGACCGAGCCCGGCGCCTCTCCGGAGGACCCCTGGGTCAAGGCAAGCCCCGTGGGCGCGCACGCCGTCTGGGGAAGGGCGGGTCGGGCTCGTGCACGTAGAGGGTCAGGAAGAAAAGGGACTTCCCTCCTGTGCCTAAAGTCTCCCCTGCTCTGCCGGCCCCAGGGCTGCAGAGAAGAAAGCTCTCACCCTGCTTGTGCCAAGGGTAGGGAGACAAACGAG GTGGAGTATACCTACAGTGACAACAGCCTGGATCCTG ATGACGAGGACAGTGACTACCACCAGGAGTCCTACAAGGAGTCCTACAAAGACCGGCGGCGGCGAGCACACACTCAGGCAGAGCAGAAGAGGAGGGATGCCATCAAG AGAGGCTATGATGACCTTCAAACCATCGTCCCCACCTGCCAGCAGCAGGACTTCTCCATTGGCTCCCAAAAGCTCAGCAAAGCCATCGTTCTACAGAAGA ccatTGATTACATCCAGTTTTTGcacaaggagaagaaaaagcaggaggaggaggtgtCCACACTACGAAAGGATGTCACGGCTCTAAAGATAATGAAAGT GAACTATGAGCAGATTGTGAAGGCACACCAGGACAACCCCCACGAAGGGAAGGACCAGGTCTCTGACCAGGTCAAGTTCAACGTGTTTCAAGGCATCATGGACTCCCTGTTCCAGTCTTTCAATGCCTCCATCTCTGTGGCCAGCTTCCAGGAGCTGTCAGCTTGTGTCTTCAGCTGGATTGAGGAGCACTGTAAGCCTCAG ACCCTACGAGAGATCGTGATTGGGGTCCTGCATCAGTTGAAAAACCAGCTGTACTGA
- the Mlx gene encoding max-like protein X isoform X3 → MTEPGASPEDPWVKVEYTYSDNSLDPGLFVESTRKGSVVSRANSIGSTSASSVPNTDDEDSDYHQESYKESYKDRRRRAHTQAEQKRRDAIKRGYDDLQTIVPTCQQQDFSIGSQKLSKAIVLQKTIDYIQFLHKEKKKQEEEVSTLRKDVTALKIMKVNYEQIVKAHQDNPHEGKDQVSDQVKFNVFQGIMDSLFQSFNASISVASFQELSACVFSWIEEHCKPQVSRKICCPDLRMCCSDLQVLFKR, encoded by the exons ATGACCGAGCCCGGCGCCTCTCCGGAGGACCCCTGGGTCAAG GTGGAGTATACCTACAGTGACAACAGCCTGGATCCTG GGCTTTTTGTAGAAAGCACCCGCAAGGGGAGTGTAGTGTCCAGAGCTAATAGCATCGGTTCCACCAGTGCCTCTTCCGTCCCCAATACAG ATGACGAGGACAGTGACTACCACCAGGAGTCCTACAAGGAGTCCTACAAAGACCGGCGGCGGCGAGCACACACTCAGGCAGAGCAGAAGAGGAGGGATGCCATCAAG AGAGGCTATGATGACCTTCAAACCATCGTCCCCACCTGCCAGCAGCAGGACTTCTCCATTGGCTCCCAAAAGCTCAGCAAAGCCATCGTTCTACAGAAGA ccatTGATTACATCCAGTTTTTGcacaaggagaagaaaaagcaggaggaggaggtgtCCACACTACGAAAGGATGTCACGGCTCTAAAGATAATGAAAGT GAACTATGAGCAGATTGTGAAGGCACACCAGGACAACCCCCACGAAGGGAAGGACCAGGTCTCTGACCAGGTCAAGTTCAACGTGTTTCAAGGCATCATGGACTCCCTGTTCCAGTCTTTCAATGCCTCCATCTCTGTGGCCAGCTTCCAGGAGCTGTCAGCTTGTGTCTTCAGCTGGATTGAGGAGCACTGTAAGCCTCAG GTGAGTAGGAAGATATGCTGCCCAGACCTAAGGATGTGCTGCTCAGACCTACAGGTCCTGTTTAAAAGATGA
- the Retreg3 gene encoding reticulophagy regulator 3 isoform X2: MIIVCIDQWKNKIWPEMKVPRPDALDNESWGFVHPRLLSVPELCQHVAEVWVSGTIFIRNLLLFKKQNPGKFCLLSCGILTFLAVIGRYIPGLLLSYLMLVTVMMWPLAVYHRLWDRAYVWLKPALQRLDFSVRGYMMSKQRERQLRRRALHPERTMDNHSDSEEELAAFCPQLDDSTVARELAITDSEHSDAEVSCTDNGTFNLSRGQTPLTEGSEDLDGHSDPEESFARDLPDFPSINVDPAGLDDEDDTSIGMPNLMYRSPPGAEDPQAPPASRDEAALPELLLGALPVGSNLTSNLASLVSQGMIQLALSEASQAGPSGPPPRRTRGFLRAPSSDLDTDAEGDDFELLDQSELNQLDPTSSRSH; the protein is encoded by the exons ATGATCATTGTCTGTATTGATCAATGGAAGAACAAAATTTGGCCAGAGATGAAAG TGCCAAGACCCGACGCATTAGACAATGAGAG cTGGGGCTTTGTTCACCCTCGGTTGCTCAGCGTGCCCGAGCTCTGCCAGCATGTAGCTGAAGTCTGGGTTAGTGGGACCATTTTCATAAGGaatcttttgcttttcaaaaagcaaaacccaggcAAG TTCTGCTTGCTGAGCTGTGGGATACTGACCTTTTTGGCCGTCATAGGTCGCTACATCCCTGGGCTCCTCCTGTCCTACTTGATGC TTGTCACTGTCATGATGTGGCCTCTTGCTGTGTATCATCGACTGTGGGATCGAGCCTATGTGTGGCTGAAGCCAGCTCTGCAGCGGCTAGACTTCAGTGTCCGTGGCTACATGATGtccaaacagagagagagacaat TGCGCCGCAGAGCTCTACACCCAGAACGTACTATGGACAACCACAGTGACAGTGAAGAGGAGCTTGCTGCCTTCTGTCCTCAG ctGGATGATTCTACTGTTGCCAGGGAATTGGCTATCACAGACTCGGAGCACTCAGATGCTGAAGTCTCTTGTACAGACAATGGTACATTCAATCTTTCAAGGGGCCAAACACCTCTAACAGAAGGTTCTGAAG ACTTAGATGGTCACAGTGATCCAGAGGAATCATTTGCCAGAGACCTTCCGGACTTCCCTTCCATTAATGTGGATCCTGCTGGCCTGGACGATGAGGATGATACCAGCATAGGGATGCCCAACTTGATGTACCGTTCCCCACCAGGGGCTGAAGATCCCCAGGCACCCCCTGCCAGCCGGGATGAGGCTGCACTGCCAGAGCTCCTGCTTGGTGCCCTTCCTGTAGGATCCAACCTCACCAGCAACCTTGCCAGCCTGGTCTCCCAGGGTATGATCCAGCTGGCCTTGTCAGAGGCCTCCCAGGCAGGCCCTTCTGGCCCACCACCCCGGAGAACAAGAGGCTTCCTCCGGGCTCCTAGTTCAGACCTGGACACTGATGCTGAGGGAGATGACTTTGAACTTCTGGACCAGTCAGAGCTGAATCAGCTGGACCCTACTAGTTCCAGGAGCCACTGA
- the Psmc3ip gene encoding homologous-pairing protein 2 homolog isoform X1, which translates to MSKSRAEAAAGGKGAAGAPGILLRYLQEQNRPYSAQDVFGNLQREHGLGKAAVVKALEQLAQQGKIKEKMYGKQKIYFADQDQFDIVSDADLQSLDANIVALTAKVQSLQQSCRHMETELKELTSTLTTPEMQKEIQELKKECAGYTERLKNIKAASNHVTPEEKEQVYRERQKYCKEWRKRKRMAQEMCDAILEGYPKSKKQFFEEAGIETDEDYNVTLPDP; encoded by the exons ATGAGTAAAAGCCGGGCGGAAGCGGCGGCCGGAGGTAAAGGAGCCGCGGGAG CCCCTGGGATCCTCCTGAGGTACCTGCAGGAGCAGAACCGGCCCTACAGCGCCCAGGACGTGTTCGGGAACCTGCAGAGGGAACATGGACTGGGCAAGGCA GCGGTGGTCAAGGCGTTGGAGCAGCTGGCCCAACAAGGCAAGATCAAAGAGAAGATGTACGGCAAGCAGAAGATCTATTTTGCCGATCAG GACCAGTTTGACATAGTGAGTGATGCTGACCTCCAAAGCCTGGATGCCAACATAGTGGCCCTCACTGCTAAGGTGCAGAGCTTGCAGCAGAGCTGCCGCCATATGGAGACTG AGCTGAAGGAGTTAACTAGTACCCTGACCACTCCGGAGATGCAGAAAGAGATCCAGGAGTTAAAGAAGGAATGTGCTGGCTACACTGAGAGACTGAAGAACATCAAAGCAGCCAGTAATCACGTCACTCCAGAAGAGAAGGAGCAG GTATACAGAGAGAGGCAGAAATACTGTAAGGAGTGGAGGAAGCGGAAGAGGATG GCACAAGAGATGTGTGATGCAATCCTTGAAGGATACCCCAAGAGCAAGAAGCAGTTCTTT GAGGAAGCTGGGATAGAGACGGATGAAGATTATAATGTCACACTCCCAGACCCCTGA
- the Mlx gene encoding max-like protein X isoform X1: protein MTEPGASPEDPWVKASPVGAHAVWGRAGRARARRGSGRKGTSLLCLKSPLLCRPQGCREESSHPACAKGRETNEVEYTYSDNSLDPGLFVESTRKGSVVSRANSIGSTSASSVPNTDDEDSDYHQESYKESYKDRRRRAHTQAEQKRRDAIKRGYDDLQTIVPTCQQQDFSIGSQKLSKAIVLQKTIDYIQFLHKEKKKQEEEVSTLRKDVTALKIMKVNYEQIVKAHQDNPHEGKDQVSDQVKFNVFQGIMDSLFQSFNASISVASFQELSACVFSWIEEHCKPQTLREIVIGVLHQLKNQLY, encoded by the exons ATGACCGAGCCCGGCGCCTCTCCGGAGGACCCCTGGGTCAAGGCAAGCCCCGTGGGCGCGCACGCCGTCTGGGGAAGGGCGGGTCGGGCTCGTGCACGTAGAGGGTCAGGAAGAAAAGGGACTTCCCTCCTGTGCCTAAAGTCTCCCCTGCTCTGCCGGCCCCAGGGCTGCAGAGAAGAAAGCTCTCACCCTGCTTGTGCCAAGGGTAGGGAGACAAACGAG GTGGAGTATACCTACAGTGACAACAGCCTGGATCCTG GGCTTTTTGTAGAAAGCACCCGCAAGGGGAGTGTAGTGTCCAGAGCTAATAGCATCGGTTCCACCAGTGCCTCTTCCGTCCCCAATACAG ATGACGAGGACAGTGACTACCACCAGGAGTCCTACAAGGAGTCCTACAAAGACCGGCGGCGGCGAGCACACACTCAGGCAGAGCAGAAGAGGAGGGATGCCATCAAG AGAGGCTATGATGACCTTCAAACCATCGTCCCCACCTGCCAGCAGCAGGACTTCTCCATTGGCTCCCAAAAGCTCAGCAAAGCCATCGTTCTACAGAAGA ccatTGATTACATCCAGTTTTTGcacaaggagaagaaaaagcaggaggaggaggtgtCCACACTACGAAAGGATGTCACGGCTCTAAAGATAATGAAAGT GAACTATGAGCAGATTGTGAAGGCACACCAGGACAACCCCCACGAAGGGAAGGACCAGGTCTCTGACCAGGTCAAGTTCAACGTGTTTCAAGGCATCATGGACTCCCTGTTCCAGTCTTTCAATGCCTCCATCTCTGTGGCCAGCTTCCAGGAGCTGTCAGCTTGTGTCTTCAGCTGGATTGAGGAGCACTGTAAGCCTCAG ACCCTACGAGAGATCGTGATTGGGGTCCTGCATCAGTTGAAAAACCAGCTGTACTGA
- the Mlx gene encoding max-like protein X isoform X5 has translation MTEPGASPEDPWVKVEYTYSDNSLDPDDEDSDYHQESYKESYKDRRRRAHTQAEQKRRDAIKRGYDDLQTIVPTCQQQDFSIGSQKLSKAIVLQKTIDYIQFLHKEKKKQEEEVSTLRKDVTALKIMKVNYEQIVKAHQDNPHEGKDQVSDQVKFNVFQGIMDSLFQSFNASISVASFQELSACVFSWIEEHCKPQVSRKICCPDLRMCCSDLQVLFKR, from the exons ATGACCGAGCCCGGCGCCTCTCCGGAGGACCCCTGGGTCAAG GTGGAGTATACCTACAGTGACAACAGCCTGGATCCTG ATGACGAGGACAGTGACTACCACCAGGAGTCCTACAAGGAGTCCTACAAAGACCGGCGGCGGCGAGCACACACTCAGGCAGAGCAGAAGAGGAGGGATGCCATCAAG AGAGGCTATGATGACCTTCAAACCATCGTCCCCACCTGCCAGCAGCAGGACTTCTCCATTGGCTCCCAAAAGCTCAGCAAAGCCATCGTTCTACAGAAGA ccatTGATTACATCCAGTTTTTGcacaaggagaagaaaaagcaggaggaggaggtgtCCACACTACGAAAGGATGTCACGGCTCTAAAGATAATGAAAGT GAACTATGAGCAGATTGTGAAGGCACACCAGGACAACCCCCACGAAGGGAAGGACCAGGTCTCTGACCAGGTCAAGTTCAACGTGTTTCAAGGCATCATGGACTCCCTGTTCCAGTCTTTCAATGCCTCCATCTCTGTGGCCAGCTTCCAGGAGCTGTCAGCTTGTGTCTTCAGCTGGATTGAGGAGCACTGTAAGCCTCAG GTGAGTAGGAAGATATGCTGCCCAGACCTAAGGATGTGCTGCTCAGACCTACAGGTCCTGTTTAAAAGATGA
- the Coasy gene encoding bifunctional coenzyme A synthase isoform X2, whose amino-acid sequence MAVFRSGLLVLTTPLASLAPRLAPILTSAARLVNRTLYVHLQPGMSLEGPAQPQSSPVQATSEVLDFITHLYAGADLHRHLDIRMLLTNIQAKSAFLPPLPTSVQNLAHPPEVVLTDFQTLDGSQYNPVKQQLERYATSCYSCCPHLSSVLLYPDYGTGEQPVEPLDAPLPSTIRPASPVARSPKQPVRGYHRGAVGGTFDRLHNAHKVLLSVACVLAQEQLVVGVADKDLLKSKLLPELLQPYTERVEHLSEFLVDIKPSLAFDIIPLLDPYGPAGSDPSLEFLVVSEETYRGGMAVNRFRLENSLEELALYQIQLLKDENHKENEEDKVSSSTFRQRILGNLLRPPNKRPELPSGLYVLGLTGISGSGKSSVAQRLKGLGAFVIDSDHLGHRAYAPGGPAYQPVVEAFGTDILHKDGIINRKILGSRVFGNKKQLKILTDIMWPVIAKLAREELDLAVAKGKNVCVIDAAMLLEAGWQNMVHEVWTVVIPETEAVRRIVERDGLSEAAARSRLQSQMSGQQLVDQSHVVLSTLWEPHITQGQVEKAWNLLQKRIPKTHQAQP is encoded by the exons ATGGCTGTATTCCGGTCGGGCCTCCTGGTGCTGACTACGCCTCTGGCCTCCCTGGCACCTCGCCTGGCTCCCATCCTGACCTCGGCGGCCCGCTTGGTAAATCGTACACTCTATGTACACCTGCAGCCAGGCATGAGCCTGGAGGGTCCGGCACAGCCCCAGTCCAGCCCCGTGCAGGCCACGTCTGAGGTTCTGGATTTCATCACGCACCTGTATGCTGGCGCTGATCTGCATAGGCACCTGGACATCAGAATGCTGCTGACTAATATCCAAGCCAAGAGCGCCTTTCTGCCTCCTCTGCCCACTTCAGTGCAGAATCTGGCCCACCCGCCAGAAGTAGTGCTGACGGATTTCCAGACCTTGGATGGAAGCCAGTACAATCCCGTTAAACAGCAACTAGAGCGATATGCCACCAGCTGTTACAGCTGTTGTCCGCACCTGTCTTCAGTACTGCTATACCCTGATTATGGGACTGGAGAGCAGCCCGTGGAGCCCCTGGATGCCCCTTTACCCTCCACCATCAGACCAGCTTCCCCGGTAGCCCGGTCTCCAAAGCAGCCTGTGCGTGGCTACCACCGTGGGGCTGTGGGTGGCACGTTTGACCGCCTGCACAATGCCCACAAGGTGTTGCTCAGTGTTGCATGTGTCCTGGCCCAAGAGCAGCTTGTGGTGGGAGTAGCAGACAAAGATCTGTTGAAGA GCAAGTTGCTCCCTGAACTGCTCCAACCTTATACAGAACGCGTGGAACATCTGAGTGAGTTCCTGGTGGACATCAAGCCCTCTTTGGCTTTTGATATCATTCCCCTACTGGACCCCTATGGGCCGGCTGGCTCTGACCCCTCCCTGGAGTTCCTGGTGGTCAGCGAGGAGACCTATCGTGGGGGGATGGCCGTCAACCGCTTCCGCCTTGAGAAT AGCCTGGAGGAGCTTGCCTTGTACCAGATCCAGCTACTGAAGGATGAAAACCACAAGGAGAACGAAGAGGATAAAGTCAGCTCCTCCACCTTCCGCCAACGAATCCTGGGGAACCTGCTTCGGCCTCCAAAT AAGAGGCCAGAACTCCCCTCAGGTCTCTACGTGCTTGGGCTGACCGGCATCAGTGGCTCTGGGAAGAGCTCAGTAGCTCAGCGGCTGAAGGGCCTGGGGGCATTTGTCATCGACAGTGACCACCTGGGCCATCGGGCCTATGCCCCAGGTGGCCCTGCCTACCAGCCTGTAGTGGAGGCCTTTGGAACAG ATATTCTCCATAAAGATGGCATCATCAACAGGAAGATCCTCGGCAGCCGGGTGTTTGGGAACAAG AAGCAGCTGAAGATACTCACAGACATTATGTGGCCAGTTATCGCAAAGCTGGCCCGAGAGGAGCTGGATCTCGCTGTGGCTAAGG GAAAGAATGTGTGTGTGATTGATGCCGCCATGTTGCTTGAAGCCGGCTGGCAGAACATGGTACATGAGGTGTGGACCGTTGTCATCCCTGAGACTGAG GCTGTACGACGCATTGTAGAGAGGGATGGCCTCAGTGAAGCTGCTGCTCGAAGCAGGCTGCAAAGCCAGATGAGTGGGCAGCAGTTAGTGGACCAGAGCCACGTGGTACTGAGCACTTTGTGGGAGCCACATATCACCCAAGGCCAG GTGGAAAAAGCCTGGAATCTTCTGCAGAAGCGCATCCCTAAGACTCATCAAGCCCAGCCCTGA
- the Mlx gene encoding max-like protein X isoform X6: protein MTEPGASPEDPWVKVEYTYSDNSLDPDDEDSDYHQESYKESYKDRRRRAHTQAEQKRRDAIKRGYDDLQTIVPTCQQQDFSIGSQKLSKAIVLQKTIDYIQFLHKEKKKQEEEVSTLRKDVTALKIMKVNYEQIVKAHQDNPHEGKDQVSDQVKFNVFQGIMDSLFQSFNASISVASFQELSACVFSWIEEHCKPQTLREIVIGVLHQLKNQLY from the exons ATGACCGAGCCCGGCGCCTCTCCGGAGGACCCCTGGGTCAAG GTGGAGTATACCTACAGTGACAACAGCCTGGATCCTG ATGACGAGGACAGTGACTACCACCAGGAGTCCTACAAGGAGTCCTACAAAGACCGGCGGCGGCGAGCACACACTCAGGCAGAGCAGAAGAGGAGGGATGCCATCAAG AGAGGCTATGATGACCTTCAAACCATCGTCCCCACCTGCCAGCAGCAGGACTTCTCCATTGGCTCCCAAAAGCTCAGCAAAGCCATCGTTCTACAGAAGA ccatTGATTACATCCAGTTTTTGcacaaggagaagaaaaagcaggaggaggaggtgtCCACACTACGAAAGGATGTCACGGCTCTAAAGATAATGAAAGT GAACTATGAGCAGATTGTGAAGGCACACCAGGACAACCCCCACGAAGGGAAGGACCAGGTCTCTGACCAGGTCAAGTTCAACGTGTTTCAAGGCATCATGGACTCCCTGTTCCAGTCTTTCAATGCCTCCATCTCTGTGGCCAGCTTCCAGGAGCTGTCAGCTTGTGTCTTCAGCTGGATTGAGGAGCACTGTAAGCCTCAG ACCCTACGAGAGATCGTGATTGGGGTCCTGCATCAGTTGAAAAACCAGCTGTACTGA
- the Psmc3ip gene encoding homologous-pairing protein 2 homolog isoform X2 — MSKSRAEAAAGAPGILLRYLQEQNRPYSAQDVFGNLQREHGLGKAAVVKALEQLAQQGKIKEKMYGKQKIYFADQDQFDIVSDADLQSLDANIVALTAKVQSLQQSCRHMETELKELTSTLTTPEMQKEIQELKKECAGYTERLKNIKAASNHVTPEEKEQVYRERQKYCKEWRKRKRMAQEMCDAILEGYPKSKKQFFEEAGIETDEDYNVTLPDP; from the exons ATGAGTAAAAGCCGGGCGGAAGCGGCGGCCGGAG CCCCTGGGATCCTCCTGAGGTACCTGCAGGAGCAGAACCGGCCCTACAGCGCCCAGGACGTGTTCGGGAACCTGCAGAGGGAACATGGACTGGGCAAGGCA GCGGTGGTCAAGGCGTTGGAGCAGCTGGCCCAACAAGGCAAGATCAAAGAGAAGATGTACGGCAAGCAGAAGATCTATTTTGCCGATCAG GACCAGTTTGACATAGTGAGTGATGCTGACCTCCAAAGCCTGGATGCCAACATAGTGGCCCTCACTGCTAAGGTGCAGAGCTTGCAGCAGAGCTGCCGCCATATGGAGACTG AGCTGAAGGAGTTAACTAGTACCCTGACCACTCCGGAGATGCAGAAAGAGATCCAGGAGTTAAAGAAGGAATGTGCTGGCTACACTGAGAGACTGAAGAACATCAAAGCAGCCAGTAATCACGTCACTCCAGAAGAGAAGGAGCAG GTATACAGAGAGAGGCAGAAATACTGTAAGGAGTGGAGGAAGCGGAAGAGGATG GCACAAGAGATGTGTGATGCAATCCTTGAAGGATACCCCAAGAGCAAGAAGCAGTTCTTT GAGGAAGCTGGGATAGAGACGGATGAAGATTATAATGTCACACTCCCAGACCCCTGA